The window CACGAAACCAAATGCGTTACAAACAGTAACGTTATTCTTCTTTACTTGTTGACACAATAAAAAATATATATCATAAAATCAGCATATTAATTCAAATTCATTTTCATATATAAACCTGCGGCATAAATTTTGGATTCTACCACCATGAAACAGATGAGACATTATTCATTCAACCCTTAATATAAAGGATATTTCAAAAATGTGGAAACTGTTGCAGAACATAAGCAAAAATCTGACCCTGGCCATTCCGGCAATGATGCTGGCCGGTTTTATATTCGGCACATTCAAGGATGCCGCATTTTTAAAAACCCTTATCATTCCCTTCACTTTCTTGATGGTATACCCCATGATGGTAACGCTGAATATCCAAAAGGTATTTGAGGGCGGGGATGTCAAGGCCCAGATACTTACCCAGCTGATCAACTTTGGCGTGGTGCCTTTTTTGGCTTATTACGCAGGGCTGATCTTTTTTAAAGACCAGCCTTACATGGCACTGGGCCTGCTTTTAGCCGGATTGGTACCCACGTCGGGAATGACCATCTCATGGACCGGATTTGCCAAAGGCAACCTGGCGGCTGCCGTAAAAATGACGGTTATCGGCCTTACCATAGGCTCCATTGCAACGCCAGTGTATGTCCGCATGCTCATGGGCACAAGCATTGAAATTGACATGGTAAGCATCTTCAAACAGATCGTCATCATTGTTTTTATCCCCATGGCAGCCGGTTATCTGACCCGCAGGCACTTTGTAAAAAAACACGGGGAAAAAGGATTCAAAGCATCGGTGGCACCCAAATTTCCACCGCTGTCCACCCTAGGTGTCATTGGCATCGTGTTCATTGCCATGGCGCTCAAAGCCCGGGCCATTGCCTCGGATCCCGGCATGCTTGGTTACATCCTTATCCCGCTGGTCATCATTTACGGATTCAATTTTGCTTTCAGCAGCCTTGTGGGCAAATGGCTTTTGCCCAGGGGAGATGCCATTGCCCTTGTTTATGGCTCTGTAATGCGCAACCTGTCCATAGCTCTGGCCATT is drawn from uncultured Desulfobacter sp. and contains these coding sequences:
- a CDS encoding universal stress protein — translated: MWKLLQNISKNLTLAIPAMMLAGFIFGTFKDAAFLKTLIIPFTFLMVYPMMVTLNIQKVFEGGDVKAQILTQLINFGVVPFLAYYAGLIFFKDQPYMALGLLLAGLVPTSGMTISWTGFAKGNLAAAVKMTVIGLTIGSIATPVYVRMLMGTSIEIDMVSIFKQIVIIVFIPMAAGYLTRRHFVKKHGEKGFKASVAPKFPPLSTLGVIGIVFIAMALKARAIASDPGMLGYILIPLVIIYGFNFAFSSLVGKWLLPRGDAIALVYGSVMRNLSIALAIAINAFGKQGASAALVVAVAYIIQVQSAAWYVKLTDKIFGPVTPDAEQPSKTKPAKQAKPAPDDRKESPKSMVADIKKILFATDITPTAKYAARYACAIGNKFDAKVWAIHVVPDLLAEYSTGAGVAIKDGGKPEEFNREAIESAEKILEERIKTTSEEVVREISFCPLSKDRIMVKTGDPVEEITRAAAQGDFDLIIMGTHGNQGIDDILLGSTAQGVIHASKIPVLVARPA